In Gouania willdenowi chromosome 24, fGouWil2.1, whole genome shotgun sequence, a single window of DNA contains:
- the leg1.1 gene encoding liver-enriched gene 1, tandem duplicate 1 produces MLRPVVQCLLLACAVSLSSTAVVLEDGKPLQWSHAFSQVTELPEQNGVTTPNPSHFLHRMSFYKLLIAATDPYMGTMGTGAEDSPVWGLAIQLAWLLSSGRLADPTGQTNCGLGEPMCISLNSWWSCMSYFVSALPFLSAAQQGFLIPGMQVQMQIPEGFGEYCSNYADCATKYPDAMNKWDAFFQGLRDAATSPLPDSEKKDLLLGLYWAAQMASIYASSACNAKQSLYSSEEISFANSWLNSAEYVSAAHFQSNLVLSSKFVVPLPGRVLKEGDVAPNIADLTAEENHSLNTFTWMKNINTLLGGTLVSMWQKAMCSPTTREKGRTLLEQLMLDPSFATPTFLSIITGMSTSC; encoded by the exons ATGCTGCGACCGGTAGTTCAGTGCCTCCTCCTGGCATGTGCAGTGTCTCTCAGTAGCACTGCTGTTGTCCTGGAAGATGGCAAACCTCTCCAATGGTCACATGCATTCAGCCAAGTAACTGAGCTGCCCGAACAGAATGGCGTCACCACTCCCAATCCTTCGCACTTTCTTCACCGCATGAGTTTCTACAAGCTACTCATTGCAGCAACCGATCCTTACATGGGAACCATGGGAACCGGTGCTGAAGACAGTCCTGTGTGGGGACTGGCCATTCAGCTTGCCTGGCTGTTGAGCTCAG GGCGTCTTGCTGACCCTACTGGTCAAACAAACTGTGGTCTAGGAGAGCCCATGTGCATTTCTCTTAATAGCTGGTGGAGCT GTATGAGCTACTTTGTCTCTGCATTGCCGTTCTTGTCTGCTGCACAGCAGGGTTTCCTGATACCTGGGATGCAG GTCCAGATGCAGATTCCTGAGGGTTTCGGAGAATACTGTAGTAACTATGCTGACTGTGCAACCAAGTACCCAGACGCCATGAACAAATGGGACGCCTTCTTTCAG GGACTCAGGGATGCAGCTACCTCTCCCCTGCCCGACTCTGAAAAGAAAGACCTTCTCCTCGGTCTCTACTGGGCAGCTCAAATGGCATCAATTTATGCCTCTTCAGCATGCAACGCTAA GCAAAGCCTCTATTCCTCTGAAGAGATTTCATTTGCAAACAGCTGGCTAAACTCAGCAGAATATGTATCAGCCGCACATTTCCAGTCCAATTTGGTCTTGTCTTCAAAGTTTGTAGTTCCACTGCCAGGTCGCGTTTTAAAG GAGGGTGATGTTGCTCCAAACATAGCTGATTTGACCGCAGAGGAGAACCACTCACTTAATACCTTTACCTGGATGAAGAACATCAACACTTTACTCG GTGGGACGTTAGTAAGCATGTGGCAAAAGGCCATGTGCTCACCAACCACAAGAGAAAAGGGCAGAACGCTGTTGGAGCAGCTCATGCTCGACCCCAGCTTTGCCACTCCGACCTTTTTGTCCATCATCACTGGAATGTCAACAAGCTGCTAA